CAAAAATTATGACAAAATTATCGTTTATGACTATATAAAAATGATGATTGATAAAAAAGAAAAAATAAACTTAAATATAAAATCATTTAAGAGAATAAAACAAGAACACGACCGTATTGCCTTAGAAAATGAAATACATTACGCTCCTAATTTAAAAATAAGTAAAGGCAATCAATTCTTAAAACTTAAATTACCAAAAGAAATAAAAAGATTAAGCACTAAACAAGAAATAATAGAAGAAGGAGTTTTAAATAGAAATTGTGTTGCTAGTTATATACGAGAGATAAATAAACAAATTTGTATGATTTACTCGCTAAGACAGGATGATAAAAGATACACAATTGAAATTAGACAAAATAAAAATGGTTTTTATTTAAGACAAATAAAAGGCTTTGCAAATAGTGAAGCTCCAAAAGAAATTATCGAGTTTGTTAAAAATGAAATTGAAATAAATAATGTAAATTTATTACCAGGATAAAAGGATAAAAAATGAAACTGTTTATAGCGGAAAAACCAGCTCTTGCAAAATCAATTGCAGCAGGAATAGATGGAGAATATAAAAATGGTGATGGCTTTTTTCAAAAAGGCGAAAATATTATCACTTGGGCATTTGGGCATCTACTTGAATTATATATGCCAGAAGATTATGATGAAAATTTTAAAAAATGGGATTTGAAAGATTTACCATTAAAAATAGATGAATTTAAATATAAACCGATACAAAGTTCAAAAGAACAATTAAAAATAATTTGTAATTTAATAAAAAGATCTGATGTAGATACTATTATAAATTGCGGTGACGCTGATGAAGAAGGTCAAATTCTAATCGATGAAATTTTAAAATATGCAAATAATAAAAAACCAGTTTTAAGACTTTTGTTACACGATCTAACCGAAAAAGGCGTAAGGTCCGAATTAAAAAATATGAAATCAAATAACGATTTTAGTAATTTAAGTGAGTGTGGCTTTGCTAGGAGTATAGCAGATTGGATTGTTGGTATAAATCTAACAAGAGCTTATACTACAAAAGCACAAAATAATGGTTATAAAGGTGTTATCAGTGTTGGCAGAGTTCAAACTCCAATACTTGGATTAGTAGTCAGCAGAGACCTAGAAAGAGAAGGTCATAAAAGTAGTTTTTATTATACTTTAACTGGAAAATTTAAAACCCATCAAGCTGAAATTTTAGCAAATTTAAAAACAGATGAAAAAATCACAGATGAAAATGAAGCAAATGAAATTAAGAATATCTGCTTGGGTAAAAATGGAATTTTAAATGTCACCAATGAAAACAAACTAGAATATCCACCACTTCCTTATAATCTTTTAAATTTACAAGCAGATTGTTCTAAAAAATTTAACTTTAAACCAGACAAAACTCTAAAAATCACTCAAGACTTAAGAGAAAAATACAAATGCATTACATATAACCGCTCAGATTGTGAATATTTACCTGTTAATATGTGGGAAAGTTCAACTAATGTTTTGAACTCGATAAAATCAAATTTAAGCGACTTTGAAAATATAATAAAAAATGCGGATCCAAATTTAAAAAGTAGAGCTTTCAATGATGAGTTTATTACAGCACACTTTGCCATAATTCCAACTGAAGCGACATTTGATTTTAACTCTATGAGCAAAGATGAACAAAATGTCTATAAACTAATTTCAAAACGATATATTGCTCAATTTTATGAACCTATGCAGTATTTACAAACTAATATTGAAATTCTTATTAATGATTATAAATTTACCACTAGTAAGAAAAAAATTATAAAAAACGGCTATCTTTCTCTTTTTAGTGGTGAAAACGATAGCGAACAAAAAAATGATGATGAAGTAGAAAATAGTTTTGATTTATCACTTTTGGAAAGCGGCAATTGCCAAACATTAAATATAGAGATAAATAAAAAGCAGACTAAACCAAAGCCATATTATACAATGCCAACACTACTTAAAGATTTAACTTCGATAAGTAAATATGTAAAAGATGAAAAAATAAAAACTCTTTTAAAAGAAAAAGATAAAGATAAAAAAGGCGAAAATGGTGGAATTGGAACACCAGCCACTAGATCAGAACACATCAAAAATCTTTTTGAAAGAGAATATATAAAAGAAGAAAAAAAATCTATAATTTCAACAAAAAAAGGTAGGGATTTAATAGCTCTAGCACCTAAAATTTTATCAACTCCCGAT
Above is a genomic segment from Campylobacter ureolyticus ACS-301-V-Sch3b containing:
- a CDS encoding DNA topoisomerase 3; the protein is MKLFIAEKPALAKSIAAGIDGEYKNGDGFFQKGENIITWAFGHLLELYMPEDYDENFKKWDLKDLPLKIDEFKYKPIQSSKEQLKIICNLIKRSDVDTIINCGDADEEGQILIDEILKYANNKKPVLRLLLHDLTEKGVRSELKNMKSNNDFSNLSECGFARSIADWIVGINLTRAYTTKAQNNGYKGVISVGRVQTPILGLVVSRDLEREGHKSSFYYTLTGKFKTHQAEILANLKTDEKITDENEANEIKNICLGKNGILNVTNENKLEYPPLPYNLLNLQADCSKKFNFKPDKTLKITQDLREKYKCITYNRSDCEYLPVNMWESSTNVLNSIKSNLSDFENIIKNADPNLKSRAFNDEFITAHFAIIPTEATFDFNSMSKDEQNVYKLISKRYIAQFYEPMQYLQTNIEILINDYKFTTSKKKIIKNGYLSLFSGENDSEQKNDDEVENSFDLSLLESGNCQTLNIEINKKQTKPKPYYTMPTLLKDLTSISKYVKDEKIKTLLKEKDKDKKGENGGIGTPATRSEHIKNLFEREYIKEEKKSIISTKKGRDLIALAPKILSTPDMTALWYEQQLEIQNGNLSKDDFLNRVFDEVEEQIELIKNNALLDKNFNGIDKTYPCKCGKGFLQKRHSQKTGKDFWGCSNWKNGCSEIYPDLNGKPNIPKYFCPKCGSALNRWKNKKGDGYYWSCSGWKTKGCQIGFINDKNGKPEI